A genomic segment from Glycine soja cultivar W05 chromosome 18, ASM419377v2, whole genome shotgun sequence encodes:
- the LOC114396150 gene encoding pre-mRNA-splicing factor SLU7-A — MATASVAFKSREDHRKQIELEEARKAGLAPAELDEDGKEINPHIPQYMSSAPWYLNAERPSLKHQRKWKSDPNYTKSWYDRGAKIFQADKYRKGACENCGAMTHDSKSCMERPRRVGAKWTNKHIAPDEKIETFELDYDGKRDRWNGYDASTYARVIERYEARDEARKKYLKEQQLKKLEKSNQNGEDAASDEEEEEDEDEDEDDLRVDEAKVDESKQMDFAKVEKRVRTTGGGSTGTVRNLRIREDTAKYLLNLDVNSAHYDPKTRSMREDPLPDADPNEKFYLGDNQYRNSGQALEFKELNIHAWEAFDKGQDVHMQAAPSQAELLYKNFKVMKEKLKYQTKETIIEKYGNAADEDKLPRELLLGQSERQVEYDRAGRIIKGQEVALPRSKYEEDVYINNHTTVWGSWWKDHQWGYKCCKQTIRNSYCTGAAGIEAAEAASDLMKANIARKEAATEDPTPVEEKKLATWGTDVPDDLVLDEKLLAEALKKEDQRKREEKDERKRKYNVRWNDEVTAEDMEAYRMKKVHHDDPMKDFLH, encoded by the exons ATGGCCACCGCTTCAG TGGCATTTAAGTCCAGGGAGGACCACCGCAAGCAGATTGAGTTGGAGGAGGCGCGTAAAGCAGGGCTTGCGCCGGCTGAACTCGATGAAGATGGAAAGGAAATCAATCCTCACATTCCCCAGTATATGTCTTCTGCACCTTGGTATCTTAATGCTGAGAGACCT AGTTTGAAACATCAAAGGAAATGGAAATCCGACCCCAATTACACCAAATCATGGTATGATAGAGGTGCTAAAATCTTTCAGGCAGACAAGTATCGGAAAGGTGCATGTGAGAA TTGTGGAGCTATGACACATGATTCTAAGTCATGCATGGAAAGACCTCGGAGAGTGGGAGCAAAATGGACAAACAAACACATTGCTCCTGATGAAAAGATAGAAACTTTTGAGCTTGACTATGATGGAAAACGGGACAGATGGAATGGCTATGATGCATCAACATATGCTCGAGTCATTGAGAGGTATGAAGCTAGAGATGAAGCTCGAAAGAAGTACCTGAAAGAACAGCAACTGAAGAAATTGGAGAAGAGCAACCAAAATGGTGAGGATGCTGCAAGTgatgaggaggaagaggaagatgaagatgaagatgaagatgatttAAGGGTAGATGAGGCAAAGGTTGATGAGAGCAAACAAATGGACTTTGCAAAGGTTGAGAAGCGTGTGCGTACAACAGGTGGTGGGAGTACAGGAACtgtgag gAATCTACGTATTCGAGAGGATACTGCAAAATATCTTCTTAATCTTGATGTCAATTCTGCACACTATGATCCCAAGACCAGATCCATGCGTGAGGATCCACTTCCAGATGCagatccgaatgaaaagttttatttg GGTGATAACCAATATAGAAATAGTGGGCAAGCTTTAGAATTCAAGGAATTAAACATCCATGCTTGGGAAGCATTTGACAAGGGACAAGATGTCCACATGCAAGCAGCTCCATCCCAGGCTGAGTTACTCTATAAGAATTTCAAGGTCATGAAGGAGAAGTTGAAGTATCAAACAAAGGAAACCATTATCGAGAAGTATGGCAATGCGGCCGATGAGGACaaacttccaagagaacttctGCTGGGCCAAAGTGAAAGGCAAGTCGAGTATGACCGTGCTGGTAGAATTATTAAGGGCCAG GAAGTAGCTCTCCCCAGGAGCAAGTATGAAGAAGATGTTTACATTAACAACCACACGACTGTTTGGGGCTCATGGTGGAAGGATCATCAATGGGGCTATAAATGCTGCAAGCAGACAATACGCAATAGCTATTGCACTGGTGCTGCTGGTATTGAGGCGGCAGAGGCTGCAAGCGATCTTATGAAAGCGAATATTGCTCGTAAGGAGGCTGCTACAG AGGATCCTACACCTGTGGAGGAGAAAAAGCTTGCTACATGGGGTACTGATGTCCCAGATGATCTAGTTCTAGATGAAAAATTGCTTGCTGAAGCACTCAAGAAG GAGGatcaaagaaagagagaagagaaagatgagaGGAAACGCAAGTATAATGTTAGATGGAACGATGAGGTTACAGCAGAGGACATGGAGGCATACAGGATGAAGAAAGTACATCATGATGATCCAATGAAGGATTTTCTGCATTAA